One genomic segment of Garra rufa chromosome 13, GarRuf1.0, whole genome shotgun sequence includes these proteins:
- the LOC141348470 gene encoding saccharopine dehydrogenase-like oxidoreductase, with translation MAATLTTSSKRPYHIIVFGATGFTGRFVVEEVARTCKEGPGGTLQWAVAGRNRDRLEKTLIQAADTLCKPELKCVEVIVADVAEPESLAIMCKQGVIVLNCVGPYRFYGEPVVKACIENGAHCIDICGEPQFLEGIQLNYHSKAQENGVYIIGSCGFDSIPADMGILYTKDHFKGTLTAVESFLTINTGPEGGCAHDATWQSAIFGFADSASLRRIRKRFGHKPLPVVGSRIKRRGALFFSKEIEQYFIPFMGSDPSVVRRTQHYMHEEHKHSPVSL, from the exons ATGGCGGCGACGCTCACAACGTCAAGCAAAAGACCGTACCATATCATAGTGTTCGGAGCGACCGGTTTTACCGGGCGGTTTGTAGTGGAGGAGGTGGCGCGGACGTGTAAAGAGGGTCCAGGAGGGACGTTACAATGGGCCGTAGCCGGACGAAACCGCGACCGACTGGAGAAAACTCTCATTCAGGCAGCTGACACTCTGT GTAAACCAGAGCTGAAGTGTGTGGAGGTTATTGTAGCAGATGTAGCTGAGCCAGAGTCACTGGCCATCATGTGCAAACAAGGCGTCATTGTGCTCAACTGCGTGGGACCA TACAGATTCTATGGAGAGCCTGTGGTGAAGGCCTGCATAGAGAATGGCGCCCACTGCATTGATATCTGTGGAGAACCACAG TTTTTAGAGGGGATACAGCTGAACTACCACAGTAAAGCTCAGGAGAATGGTGTGTATATCATTGGAAGCTGTGGGTTTGACTCAATACCTGCGGATATGGGCATCCTTTATACAAAGGATCACTTCAAAG GAACACTCACTGCTGTGGAGAGCTTTTTAACCATCAACACGGGACCTGAG GGAGGATGTGCCCATGATGCAACGTGGCAGTCAGCCATCTTTGGCTTTGCTGACAGTGCCAGTCTCAGAAGGATAAGGAAGAGGTTTGGGCATAAACCTCTGCCAGTTGTCGGCTCTAGAATTAAAAGGAg GGGAGCTCTGTTCTTCAGTAAGGAGATTGAGCAGTATTTCATTCCCTTCATGGGTTCAGATCCGTCTGTGGTGCGCCGGACTCAGCACTATATGCATGAAGAACATAAACACAGCCCTGTGAGTCTATAG
- the LOC141283636 gene encoding uncharacterized protein: MGESETRKSVRWKETSRITQTAEDIITASDENQNKLQESEVMDLEAVKHENRNPEERSPTNKSHSCSLDHDSFSGIVPPGPSPSLLASLESLVEHNDHMLLPHSLHQIAEGYFLEKDYQWAVEFLHLEKLYHERLLSNLASIQETWESQRKISVQTESDSLLNSNGTDRESEHMELLSHICRTHQRPTLFLEKNMDDIKLHKSPTLVTVHRRSKLEQASVNSTERENRADDCSWPEAEQEPEEDCELNEEDEEEEEEEEEDLEEHECWNEELQDDTVVDGQVPVDELANLIQVEESFPSDGLVSILKKRAYIKETHNDSTLKDSSKRRVRFREPEDAFDQDESPRNSCLILLILCVVTVVISMGGTALYCLVGEAYSNVCADFSENIEFYFGPVRRGVAAVTQWFSSDAS, from the exons ATGGGGGAGTCTGAGACGAGGAAGTCCGTAAGATGGAAAGAGACGAGCAGAATAACTCAGACAGCAGAGGACATCATTACAGCCTCTGATGAGAATCAGAACAAACTGCAAGAGTCAGAGGTTATGGACTTGGAAGCTGTTAAACACGAGAACAGGAACCCAGAAGAGAGGTCTCCAACAAACAAGAGCCATAGCTGCTCTTTAGATCATG ACAGTTTCTCTGGGATTGTTCCACCTGGGCCTAGTCCTTCTCTTCTGGCTTCCCTGGAGTCCCTCGTTGAACACAATGATCACATGCTCCTCCCTCATTCCTTACACCAG ATAGCGGAGGGCTACTTCCTTGAAAAGGACT ATCAGTGGGCAGTGGAGTTTCTCCATCTGGAGAAGCTGTACCATGAAAGACTTCTGTCTAATCTGGCCTCCATACAAGAGACATGGG AGTCCCAGAGGAAAATCAGCGTCCAAACCGAGAGTGATTCTCTTTTAAACTCTAATGGAACTGACAGAGAGAGTGAGCATATGGAACTGTTGAGTCATATCTGCAGAACACACCAGAG ACCTACCCTCTTTTTGGAAAAG AACATGGACGACATAAAACTACACAAAAGCCCAACCCTTGTGACGGTACACAGAAGATCAAAACTAGAACAAGCCTCAGTGAACTCAACCGAGAGAGAAAACCGGGCGGACGACTGCTCATGGCCAGAAGCTGAACAGGAGCCAGAAGAGGACTGTGAATTAAAtgaggaggatgaggaggaggaggaagaagaagaggaagatcTTGAGGAGCATGAGTGCTGGAATGAGGAGCTGCAGGATGACACAGTCGTTGACGGCCAGGTTCCTGTGGACGAGCTGGCCAACCTTATTCAGGTAGAAGAG AGTTTTCCTTCGGATGGCTTAGTCTCTATTTTAAAGAAGAGAGCCTACATCAAGGAAACACACAATGACTCGACACTAAAAGACTCAAGCAAACGCAGAGTCCGTTTTAGAGAACCAGAAGATGCTTTCGATCAAG ATGAGTCGCCCAGAAACTCTTGCCTCATCCTTCTCATCTTGTGTGTGGTTACCGTGGTGATTAGCATGGGTGGGACTGCTCTTTATTGTCTCGTTGGAGAGGCGTACTCAAACGTGTGTGCCGACTTCTCGGAGAACATTGAGTTTTACTTTGGACCTGTACGACGAGGAGTGGCCGCTGTCACACAGTGGTTCTCTTCTGATGCATCGTAG